Part of the Musa acuminata AAA Group cultivar baxijiao chromosome BXJ3-10, Cavendish_Baxijiao_AAA, whole genome shotgun sequence genome, CATCCATCTCCCTTTATAAGCACCCCTCCTGCCTCTCATCTCTTCCCCCTTTCCCCTCTCCTTGTCTGTCTTTGTCTTGTTGGCATCTCCTTCTCTGCATCTGTTGTCTATCTTCTCCTGTGCCACTCACGACCTGAGTCTGCACCACAGAGTACCAAGACAAGGATATGCATCAGGACCACGTTGATGACAGCATCTCTATGGAGTACTGCTGCTTGAGCTCCGTGCTGGTCCGACTCCTTACGAAGGCTGCGCTCGTCTTGTCGCTGATGGTCAAGTGGCTCCTCTTTCCCTGCTACGACTGGTGGCCTacttcctcctccgccgccgtcgcCGCGTCTTCGGAAGGCATCAAAGGAGCCGAGGCCAGAGCCCGTCACCGCGCCGCCGCCCAGGCGGTGAGGGAAGGGCTTCGGGTCTCGACCTACGGGGAGCTGGTGGCAGAGCAGGAGGAGGCGGCCGCCGCGACGTGCGCGGTGTGCCTGAGCGAGGTGGGTCGGCGGGAGCGGGTGTGGGAGCTGAGGAACTGCAGGCATGTGTTCCACCGGGGGTGCCTGGACCGGTGGCTCGACCACGACGAGCACCTCAGCTGCCCGCTCTGCCGCGAGCCGCTCCTCGCCCGGCGCTCGACCGCCGGGGCTTCTCCGCTtcatcctccgccgccgccgccgccgccgtcggagCCCAGCTGGGCCGTGGAGCGTCTCCTGTACTTCTTCGGAgacgacctcctcctccatgctcCTGCTCCTCTTCCTTCATAGGTTCATCGGGGCTCGGACACATACATACATGACATGTACCACTGCCGTATAGCCATCCATGTTCACCATTTTTAGTCTAATATTTGTTAATACATCTAAATATTAtcgttattattattttgtatgttctttgttttttcttttaatccaaGAATTCATATGATGTGGGCTCGCATGCATGCATCATCCACATGCCTTGTTGGGGATGGCAAAGGGTGTTGTGCTTATATTATTAAGgataaaaagaattataatttaataataattaattatttgagTTGAATTGACATCAAATCTTCATCCATGGCAATCATAATCTATTTCTTTacttaaaaaaaatcttatcaataaaaaaaatttctttaaatcaatatatatatatatatatatatatacaaactttTGAATGTACTAATTAATTggtaaacaatatttttttataaaaaataataataatatcagttTCATTTGGCCAGTGAGGATGATCTTAGAAAGGGAAAACAAAAGGAAGCTTGTGGAAGCCATGCCTGTGCTTGTCTTGGAGGCTAAGTACCCTTCTTTCTGGCATCTTCTCGAGCTTCCTAGTGGCCATAAAGGCCGGTGATGTAAATAAATGGACTTGAGATCTATCTACAATATTATATTCATCGATTCGAGTTTCTGAACGAGTCTGTAAGCAACTCAACAAGTGGCGTCAGATACAAAGACCAGATTGTGTTCGTAGAACAATTACAATCATCTTCATTCACAGAACAGAGGAGACACACAACTACTGCTGTAACCGGatggatatatatatttatatatatatgttatttatatatatatatatatgatatatgatatatgatatatgatatatatttattGTAGCTAAATTCCCACAGAACAAACACTTGAGCAGTTGGTGAGTTCAGCAAGGGTAGGCTGCTATCTCCAATCCCTTGCTGCTAAGGAAGGTGATGGGGGTATCGTAGTTGCTGAAGAGACGGTAGGAGGAGACGAGGGAGAGCAGCACATAGCAAGCCACAGAACCGAAGGTGAACCCCAAGGAGGTCGTCGCCCTCCTGCAGAAGCCGTCGAAGGCGCTGCACTCCTTGCTCCACGTCACCTTCTCGGCCCCCATGTATGCCAAGTACACTATCTCCGCCGCCACCGTCCCCGCCGCCAGTATCACGTACGTCAGCACCtgccacaacacacacacattccAGTGAGGAGCAGAAACGATCCCCATGAAAGATTGCAGATGTCatagctgtgtgtgtgtgtgtgtgtgtgtgtgagagagagagagagagagggggggggagtgAGATCAAGACTTGCCTGGTCGAGAAGGAAGACAGACCATGCACGGGAGAGGGTCGAGGGACGGCGCATGGCCACGCAGAAGGCCGACAAGAGGGAGTAGGCCGCGCAAACTCCATTAGCGAACACCAGATACCTGCTCTTGACGCACCGGTCAGTAACCCATGCATGGCGCGGTTGGGCAGAGGAAGGGAagcaggaagaggaaggaagggacTCAACTTGAAGGCGGTGAGGTCGGCGTAGGAGACAGCGCCGAATTCGTTCTCCTGCGAGTTCCTGAGCATGATGGCCATCGCCGCGAGGCAGAGCCCCACGGGCGCCACGCGCAGCAGCGCCTCCGCCGTCCGTCCCTCCTCCGCGCTGTCGACCGCCATGGCGTCCTCGCCGACGGCTGCCGGCTTCGTTTGCTGCTTGTCCTCCTCgctcatcatcgtcgtcgtcgtcctgcCTTCAGCTGAGGAacaaggaggagggaagaaggaaAGGGATGCGGAGTGGATCGGACAACAACGCCGTGGGATTTGTACGAGTAGGAGGAAGAGGCGGGCGGAGGAGGTAGTTGGGGAGTGGAAATGCCATTCAATGCAGGAAGGTGATGGAAAGGTATGGGAACGAAGCAGGTTCGGACCGCAATCCAAGGCGGGTGGGATCGTGCATGCATGCGGTGGATGCATTCTGGTCATGTCGGAGCTCCGACGCTCGCCGTAGACATTGAGATCAAAGAAATGGATGGTAGACAATAATCGCAATATGAATGATGTCTTTGTCATAGATCATGACAATTAAAATATTTCCAAACAAGTCGGAAATATTTGTGatgtatgggacaatttttaggaCTCAAAtagtaattatattttttaaaaaatatatatttattgacTTTGAATAGTGGTCAATGAAAAAAAGTTGGTGAGCCGATTGACATGGAACGACCAAACATTgattatgacaaaaagtttatttATTTGAATTCATGTGTCTCTCTCTTCTCGTGATTTATTACTTGGATTAGGATATTTCTTAGTCAAGTTAGACTTCGACTAAGTTCATGGATGGcattattttgattcttttttgcTACAATCCATAATGATGCAATTTGAATAGACCATTCAACTAAAGTTAATCTACatacaattttatatatttaatcatAAACGTGTCTTtataatctcatgacataaaatatTATGTCTAATTTGgacctaaataatattaaaaccATGTTActtcatcaaataataataataataataataataataataatcatcatcatcatcatcatcatcatcatcacatccCTGATTAGTCTTTACATCCGAAATAAGTAaaactaagattaacttataaaagTTTGATGAGTATACTATTATCAATTTTAGTCTAAACATTTTGATCAGTAGTTTAGATTAAACGAAATTTATGGACTAATTAGTCAATCAAACTTGGATCATAATATTTGATATCTAAATTGATTTAATATTTAGGTATGGTAAAAGGATTCGAGTAAAAAAGGATTATCTTTGGACGAAGAAAGTATTATTATGATTATGAtgataataatcatcatcataatcataaTATCTTTTCCTACCCCAATGTGATCTACATGAACGGTGGATTTGCAAATGCTTCTCGTGTCCACTAATTTAAGCTATACGTGTAGGCATATGCATCACATATAGATTTGGTCCTAACTTGATGAGGAAATTAAATTTGGCGCTATGGGTAGGACAATAATGGTGATGGAGTCAGTCGCACCAATGTGGCCCACACAATGGAGTATGAGACCCACCCTTCATGTATAGATAGCATGAGGAGATGGTGAGGACCATCTCAAAAGAAGTGAGCATCACTTGCTATGGAACTTTTCTTTGGGTTCATATTAGGctgttttttttcataaattaagaatttatattttaattaaagttGGATTATTGATGGACGATTTtgttttttatcattattttctcCTCTATTATCATTCTCTATGAATTTGAAGCCTAATACCCAACAAATAGGGCATGCACTAATCTTGATGGAACCAATCAAGCATCTATGCGGATCTAAAAGTACAATGCATTCAAGACAGTCTTTTAATCTCATCAGGAGGCTGATGTATAATAGCATTAGCAGACAAGATTTAGCCCATTGAATCTGGCCTTCATTGTTGACTGTCTTCCTCTTAAAGGGAAAAAGGAGAAATTTTTGTGTGTgtccataaaatatttaatattttatctaaaatattgttattattttcattaattattttactctcacatcctttttctctttctatcTCACCACTTTCTGGTTTCTTTTTTTTACTCATTTCCATCATTTTAAGGAAAAAAGATATTCTAAGGATTATgacaactaaaaaaaaaaaagaattagctTAGGGGTGATATGACATGCATGACACGAAAGGATTGAAGCCTACAAAGAAGCCCTCCAATttgaattgctagttcattttaaCTGAGGTTTTAATATGATTATACTAATAATCAGGTAGTGGATATTATACCAAACTTGTATTTAGAGAGATAAATGCATAATAGCTTTCAAGAAGGAAAAGCAACATCAGAAACAAgtgcagaaagaaaaagaatgctTAGATAAAAACTTTAGGTTACCATTGCTTTGAAGCAGCTCCTTCCCAGAAGGTCCCAGTGATCAACCTTTCTGCAACTTCCTGTTGTTCGTCAATTCATTGCAAGTCTTCTGTTTACTGTGCATTTCAGCTGGCAATAGTGCAATCCTAGTTAATGTCTTCGTCCTAAAACTTTCTCCCATTCAATGAACCTTTAGGCCACTCAAGCAGCATTGCAACTATGTCAGGGAGTGCAGTTCTTGCTCAGAACATTCTACTGCTTACTTGAGACATTTCAATCACTCTGCGCATGTCCCATGAACAATATTTCTTTCGTCGTGACATCTCATTCTTGCCTTGTATGATCCACCGGAGAC contains:
- the LOC135650954 gene encoding RING-H2 finger protein ATL74-like, which encodes MHQDHVDDSISMEYCCLSSVLVRLLTKAALVLSLMVKWLLFPCYDWWPTSSSAAVAASSEGIKGAEARARHRAAAQAVREGLRVSTYGELVAEQEEAAAATCAVCLSEVGRRERVWELRNCRHVFHRGCLDRWLDHDEHLSCPLCREPLLARRSTAGASPLHPPPPPPPPSEPSWAVERLLYFFGDDLLLHAPAPLPS
- the LOC135650951 gene encoding CASP-like protein 2A1; the protein is MTRMHPPHACTIPPALDCGPNLLRSHTFPSPSCIEWHFHSPTTSSARLFLLLVQIPRRCCPIHSASLSFFPPPCSSAEGRTTTTMMSEEDKQQTKPAAVGEDAMAVDSAEEGRTAEALLRVAPVGLCLAAMAIMLRNSQENEFGAVSYADLTAFKYLVFANGVCAAYSLLSAFCVAMRRPSTLSRAWSVFLLDQVLTYVILAAGTVAAEIVYLAYMGAEKVTWSKECSAFDGFCRRATTSLGFTFGSVACYVLLSLVSSYRLFSNYDTPITFLSSKGLEIAAYPC